Proteins encoded together in one Aminipila butyrica window:
- the tsaB gene encoding tRNA (adenosine(37)-N6)-threonylcarbamoyltransferase complex dimerization subunit type 1 TsaB: MNILAIETTGASASVAVIDEQGQIFEVRSSETLNHLQVLMPMVGEILEKSKLQINNLTAIAASQGPGSFTGIRIGVSTARALAQALELPCIGVPTLETFLYNGERQKGIYCPIFNARRGQVYGGAYRWREDGTPVEVVKGSACLLAQLLENLQEVLGAQSAEITFFGDGVEAYAAQIEQWQNSSLNSNIRVKFAEPGIRYQNASSVAKLALELYKKGEVCSPQALTPNYMRKAEAERKLEEAEAERKRQEAQNLPVNVQMESGE, translated from the coding sequence ATGAATATATTAGCTATTGAGACTACGGGGGCGTCGGCATCCGTAGCGGTAATCGATGAACAAGGGCAGATTTTCGAAGTCCGTTCTTCGGAAACGCTGAATCATTTGCAGGTTTTAATGCCCATGGTGGGAGAGATCCTCGAAAAAAGTAAATTGCAGATAAACAATTTGACAGCGATTGCAGCCTCTCAGGGGCCCGGTTCTTTTACGGGTATTCGTATCGGCGTGTCCACCGCTCGGGCATTGGCTCAGGCTTTAGAATTACCCTGCATTGGAGTCCCCACACTAGAGACTTTTCTTTATAATGGGGAGCGACAAAAAGGTATTTACTGCCCCATTTTCAACGCTAGGAGAGGGCAGGTTTATGGTGGTGCCTATCGGTGGAGAGAAGATGGAACCCCGGTAGAGGTCGTGAAGGGCAGTGCTTGCCTGCTGGCTCAGCTGCTGGAGAATTTGCAAGAAGTGCTGGGAGCTCAGTCGGCAGAGATTACTTTCTTTGGAGATGGTGTCGAAGCCTATGCGGCTCAAATCGAGCAATGGCAAAATTCATCGTTAAATAGCAATATACGAGTCAAGTTTGCAGAACCAGGAATTCGCTATCAAAATGCGTCTTCTGTTGCCAAATTGGCCCTGGAATTATATAAAAAAGGGGAAGTCTGTTCCCCGCAGGCACTGACACCGAATTACATGAGAAAGGCAGAGGCAGAACGGAAGCTGGAAGAGGCCGAAGCAGAGAGGAAGCGGCAAGAAGCTCAGAACCTTCCAGTAAACGTTCAGATGGAAAGCGGTGAATGA